The following proteins are encoded in a genomic region of Ostrea edulis chromosome 7, xbOstEdul1.1, whole genome shotgun sequence:
- the LOC125654912 gene encoding uncharacterized protein LOC125654912, which yields MQCNSTNNVRILKEILTNVQKLPMNTEVDNKRIFNAAYGKMAKQSSTYTTQYHAAAVTNGLLSDYSHTRVETKPWLLIDLGKQFYVFEVEIYNVDEKVQCCAYRFHDANIRVGPSLNTMELCGHFTGPGVNKQRIAIRCPTLKRARYVKIQIVKGTGNYLHLAEVKVWAVNV from the exons ATGCAGTGCAATAGCACTAACAACGTGCGGATTCTGAAGGAAATCTTGACGAATGTACAAAAATTACCTATGAATACTG AAGTGGACAACAAGAGAATCTTCAACGCTGCTTACGGTAAAATGGCAAAACAGAGCTCCACCTACACCACACAATACCACGCAGCGGCTGTCACCAATGGATTGTTATCAGATTACTCTCACACCAGAGTAGAAACAAAACCCTGGCTCCTGATAGACCTTGGGAAACAGTTCTATGtatttgaagttgaaatttacaacgTTGACGAAAAGGTGCAATGTTGCG CATACCGCTTCCATGACGCAAATATACGGGTTGGACCATCGCTGAACACCATGGAACTGTGTGGACATTTCACGGGACCAGGGGTAAACAAGCAGCGCATCGCAATACGCTGTCCGACACTGAAAAGGGCAAGATACGTCAAAATCCAAATTGTCAAGGGCACTGGCAATTATCTTCATCTAGCCGAGGTAAAGGTCTGGGCCGTCAATGTGTAA